In a genomic window of Saccharothrix sp. HUAS TT1:
- a CDS encoding aminoglycoside phosphotransferase, protein MTTAITGFSGLAGWLPRQRWFPAEDAGEVTVERVEVFADGPGDSGQVRGVIAVVDTAHGRFHVPVGIRADLPAGLADAVIGTAGDEVHYDALADPELVTRLYELVARSGTAGAVEFRPEPGVDLPEDPGDVRPMGVEQSNTSLVVGDHSVLKLFRRVWTGENPDLTLHRVLRDSLYVPRLLGSITLDGTDTLGLVESFVDNGVDGWEAARVDLGHTLTGTTRELDLVGELGRLGVAVAAVHADLGRALGSAPADHGAVADRFLTRLAEALEVAPTLRPYAAALRVALGDRVRAASPGEVQRVHGDLHLGQVLRGNGRWVLLDFEGEPSAPPAERARPDSPLRDVAGMLRSLDYVAGHHRLTATYWSVEDERRSRHWVRDTQRAFLAGYASESGVDLRAASALLRAYQLDKALYEVRYEAANRPGWLPVPLRAVRELIGGAS, encoded by the coding sequence ATGACCACTGCCATCACCGGGTTCTCCGGCCTGGCCGGGTGGCTGCCGCGGCAGCGGTGGTTCCCCGCCGAGGACGCGGGCGAGGTGACCGTCGAGCGGGTCGAGGTGTTCGCCGACGGGCCGGGCGACAGCGGCCAGGTGCGGGGCGTGATCGCCGTCGTCGACACCGCCCACGGCCGCTTCCACGTGCCCGTCGGCATCCGCGCGGACCTGCCCGCGGGCCTGGCGGACGCCGTGATCGGGACCGCGGGCGACGAGGTGCACTACGACGCGCTGGCCGACCCCGAGCTGGTCACCCGGCTGTACGAGCTGGTGGCGCGGTCCGGGACGGCGGGCGCCGTCGAGTTCCGGCCGGAGCCCGGCGTCGACCTGCCCGAGGACCCCGGCGACGTGCGCCCGATGGGCGTGGAGCAGTCCAACACCTCGCTGGTGGTCGGCGACCACAGCGTGCTCAAGCTGTTCCGGCGGGTGTGGACGGGGGAGAACCCCGACCTCACGCTGCACCGGGTGCTGCGCGACAGCCTGTACGTGCCGCGGTTGCTGGGTTCGATCACCCTCGACGGCACGGACACCCTCGGCCTGGTCGAGTCCTTCGTGGACAACGGGGTCGACGGCTGGGAGGCCGCCCGGGTCGACCTGGGCCACACCCTGACCGGCACGACCCGCGAGCTGGACCTGGTCGGCGAGCTGGGTCGGCTCGGGGTCGCCGTCGCGGCCGTGCACGCCGACCTGGGGCGCGCGCTCGGCTCCGCGCCCGCCGACCACGGGGCGGTCGCCGACCGGTTCCTGACCCGGCTGGCCGAGGCGCTGGAGGTCGCGCCGACGCTGCGGCCCTACGCGGCGGCGCTGCGGGTGGCGCTGGGCGACCGGGTCCGGGCCGCTTCGCCGGGCGAGGTGCAGCGCGTCCACGGCGACCTGCACCTCGGGCAGGTGCTGCGCGGCAACGGCCGGTGGGTGCTGCTGGACTTCGAGGGCGAGCCGTCCGCGCCGCCCGCCGAGCGGGCCCGGCCGGACTCGCCGCTGCGCGACGTGGCCGGGATGCTGCGGTCGCTGGACTACGTGGCCGGGCACCACCGGCTGACCGCCACGTACTGGTCGGTGGAGGACGAGCGGCGCAGCCGGCACTGGGTGCGCGACACGCAGCGGGCGTTCCTCGCCGGGTACGCCAGCGAGTCCGGGGTCGACCTGCGGGCCGCGTCCGCGCTGCTGCGCGCCTACCAGCTGGACAAGGCGCTGTACGAGGTGCGGTACGAGGCGGCGAACCGGCCGGGTTGGCTGCCGGTGCCGCTGCGGGCCGTGCGCGAGCTGATCGGCGGCGCGTCGTGA
- a CDS encoding VOC family protein, whose protein sequence is MKWSHVALNCRDLAATEDFYTRWFGFKRARFFDLGETSIVFLKSGDVYLELFGGAAVDAAGAPTLVERDGPDNVGAVRHLAFQVDDVDALLRQMGDDAQVNLGPVDFDSFIPGWRSAWLTDPDGVVVEVSQGYRDEL, encoded by the coding sequence ATGAAGTGGTCCCACGTCGCGCTCAACTGCCGCGACCTGGCAGCGACCGAGGATTTCTACACGCGCTGGTTCGGCTTCAAGCGCGCCCGGTTCTTCGACCTGGGGGAGACGTCGATCGTCTTCCTGAAATCGGGCGACGTGTACTTGGAGCTGTTCGGCGGCGCCGCGGTGGACGCGGCCGGCGCGCCCACGCTGGTGGAGCGCGACGGCCCGGACAACGTCGGCGCGGTCCGGCACCTGGCCTTCCAGGTGGACGACGTCGACGCCCTGCTCCGGCAGATGGGCGACGACGCGCAGGTCAACCTGGGTCCGGTCGACTTCGACAGCTTCATCCCGGGTTGGCGCAGCGCCTGGCTGACCGACCCCGACGGCGTCGTGGTCGAGGTGAGCCAGGGCTACCGCGACGAACTGTAG
- a CDS encoding SDR family NAD(P)-dependent oxidoreductase, with the protein MKDRTFLVTGATDGLGLDLARRLAATGADLIIHGRDEQRLANAARDVGGNARTYLADFADLDQVRDLAARLADDGARVDVLINNAGMGAGRRDDRRLENQAGHELRFAVNHLAPFLLTRLLLPLLSPAARIVTVASAGQSPIDFDDVMLHRGYEPLRAYRQSKLAQIATCFELAQRLDPAQATVNSLHPASLMGTKMVHETFGYTMSTVAEGSEATLRLALSDDLAGITGRYYDGVREARAHEQCYDPSARQRLWRLSSELVGLPAD; encoded by the coding sequence TTGAAGGACCGCACTTTCCTGGTCACCGGCGCCACGGACGGGCTCGGCCTGGACCTGGCGCGCAGGCTCGCCGCCACCGGGGCCGACCTGATCATCCACGGTCGTGACGAGCAACGCCTCGCCAACGCGGCGCGGGACGTGGGCGGGAACGCGCGGACCTACCTGGCGGACTTCGCCGACCTCGACCAGGTCCGCGACCTGGCCGCGCGCCTGGCCGACGACGGCGCGCGGGTGGACGTGCTGATCAACAACGCCGGCATGGGCGCGGGCCGCCGCGACGACCGGCGCCTGGAGAACCAGGCGGGACACGAACTCAGGTTCGCCGTGAACCACCTCGCCCCGTTCCTGCTCACCAGGCTGCTGCTCCCGCTGCTGTCACCCGCCGCCCGGATCGTCACCGTCGCGTCGGCCGGGCAGAGCCCGATCGACTTCGACGACGTGATGCTGCACCGGGGTTACGAGCCGCTGCGCGCCTATCGGCAGAGCAAACTGGCGCAGATCGCGACCTGCTTCGAGCTGGCCCAGCGGCTCGACCCGGCGCAGGCCACGGTGAACAGCCTGCACCCGGCGTCGTTGATGGGCACCAAGATGGTCCACGAGACCTTCGGCTACACCATGAGCACCGTGGCGGAGGGCTCCGAGGCGACGTTGCGCCTCGCGCTCTCCGACGACCTCGCCGGGATCACCGGGCGCTACTACGACGGCGTCCGCGAGGCCCGCGCGCACGAGCAGTGCTACGACCCGTCCGCGCGGCAGCGGCTGTGGCGGCTCAGCAGCGAGCTGGTCGGGCTGCCCGCGGACTGA
- the treS gene encoding maltose alpha-D-glucosyltransferase: MPRRLLPSGESPLVATPIGVEPEWYKSAIFYEVLVRAFSDSNGDGSGDLRGLAEHLDYLQWLGVDCLWLPPFYDSPLRDGGYDIRDFRALLAEFGTIEDFVHLLDEAHKRGIRVITDLVLNHTSDSHHWFQQSRTDPDGPYGDFYVWSDDDSKYADARIIFVDTESSNWTYDPVRGQFYWHRFFSHQPDLNFDNPAVQEAMLDVLRFWLDLGIDGFRLDAVPYLFEREGTNGENLPETHDFLRLCRKVVDDEYPGRVLLAEANQWPSDVVHYFGDPGVGGDECHMAFHFPLMPRIFMAVRQESRVPISEVLASTPEIPSGAQWGIFLRNHDELTLEMVTDEERDYMYSEYAKDPRMKANIGIRRRLAPLLDNDRNQQELFTAMLLSLPGSPVLYYGDEIGMGDNIWLGDRDGVRTPMQWTPDRNGGFSSGDPGRLYLPVISDPVYGYQSLNVEAQIDTPGSLLRWTKRMIDVRRRHGAFGLGGYRELPSGNAAVMTYLREHVSEDGRQDIVLCVNNLSRHPQAVELDLREFQGHELTELTGGVEFPVIGVAPYQITLPGHGFYWFAIQMEVPSR, encoded by the coding sequence ATGCCGCGCCGCCTGCTGCCCAGCGGCGAGTCGCCCCTCGTCGCCACGCCCATCGGCGTCGAGCCGGAGTGGTACAAGTCCGCGATCTTCTACGAGGTGCTGGTCCGCGCGTTCAGCGACAGCAACGGCGACGGCTCGGGCGACCTGCGCGGCCTGGCCGAGCACCTGGACTACCTGCAGTGGCTCGGCGTGGACTGCCTGTGGCTGCCGCCGTTCTACGACTCGCCGCTGCGCGACGGCGGGTACGACATCCGCGACTTCCGGGCGCTGCTCGCCGAGTTCGGCACCATCGAGGACTTCGTGCACCTGCTGGACGAGGCGCACAAGCGCGGCATCCGGGTCATCACCGACCTGGTGCTCAACCACACCTCGGACTCGCACCACTGGTTCCAGCAGTCGCGGACCGACCCCGACGGGCCGTACGGCGACTTCTACGTGTGGAGCGACGACGACTCGAAGTACGCCGACGCCCGGATCATCTTCGTGGACACCGAGTCCTCGAACTGGACCTACGACCCGGTGCGCGGCCAGTTCTACTGGCACCGGTTCTTCTCCCACCAGCCCGACCTGAACTTCGACAACCCGGCCGTGCAGGAGGCGATGCTCGACGTCCTGCGGTTCTGGCTGGACCTGGGCATCGACGGGTTCCGGCTGGACGCGGTGCCGTACCTGTTCGAGCGCGAGGGCACCAACGGCGAGAACCTGCCGGAGACGCACGACTTCCTGCGGCTGTGCCGCAAGGTCGTGGACGACGAGTACCCGGGCCGGGTGCTGCTCGCCGAGGCCAACCAGTGGCCCTCGGACGTGGTGCACTACTTCGGCGACCCGGGCGTCGGCGGCGACGAGTGCCACATGGCGTTCCACTTCCCGCTGATGCCGCGCATCTTCATGGCCGTGCGGCAGGAGTCGCGGGTGCCGATCTCGGAGGTGCTGGCGTCCACGCCGGAGATCCCGTCCGGCGCGCAGTGGGGCATCTTCCTGCGCAACCACGACGAGCTGACGCTGGAGATGGTCACGGACGAGGAACGTGACTACATGTACTCCGAGTACGCCAAGGACCCCCGGATGAAGGCCAACATCGGCATCCGGCGGCGCCTGGCGCCCCTGCTGGACAACGACCGCAACCAGCAGGAGCTGTTCACCGCGATGCTGCTGTCGCTGCCCGGCTCGCCGGTGCTGTACTACGGCGACGAGATCGGCATGGGCGACAACATCTGGCTCGGCGACCGCGACGGCGTGCGCACCCCGATGCAGTGGACGCCCGACCGCAACGGCGGGTTCAGCTCCGGCGACCCGGGCCGGCTGTACCTGCCGGTGATCTCCGACCCGGTCTACGGCTACCAGAGCCTCAACGTGGAAGCGCAGATCGACACCCCCGGCTCGCTGCTGCGCTGGACCAAGCGGATGATCGACGTCCGCCGCCGGCACGGCGCGTTCGGCCTCGGCGGGTACCGCGAGCTGCCGTCCGGCAACGCCGCCGTGATGACCTACCTGCGCGAGCACGTCTCCGAGGACGGCCGCCAGGACATCGTGCTGTGCGTGAACAACCTGTCCCGGCACCCGCAGGCGGTCGAGCTGGACCTGCGCGAGTTCCAGGGGCACGAGCTGACCGAGCTGACCGGCGGGGTGGAGTTCCCGGTCATCGGCGTGGCGCCGTACCAGATCACGCTGCCCGGTCACGGTTTCTACTGGTTCGCCATCCAGATGGAGGTGCCTTCGCGATGA
- a CDS encoding alpha-1,4-glucan--maltose-1-phosphate maltosyltransferase — translation MKEDATVGRLVVDDVSPAVSSGTRPAKAVVGRHVTVRAAVWREGHDAVAATVEWSGPDGARLSTRMRLEEPGADRWAAVIVPDAVGEWEFRVDAWSDPWSTWLHAIRAKTGAGQGATELANDLEIGARLLERAALAEGANGVLLRDAAVRLRSGALPLTDRLAAALDEAVLAEVHEHPVRDLVTEGVPHRLWVDRPKAAFGSWYEFFPRSTGGVDDRGRPVHGTFRTAARELDRIAAMGFDVVYLPPIHPIGEVNRKGKDNSLVALDGDVGSPWAIGSAHGGHDAIHPDLGTFADFDAFVARAASLGVEVALDLALQCAPDHPWVARHPDWFTRLPDGSVAFAENPPKKYQDIYPLNFDDDPEGLYAEVLRVVELWIDHGVRVFRVDNPHTKPPDFWARLIAEVHRDRPDVLFLAEAFTRPARLYGLARLGFTQSYTYFTWRTDKAELEDFGRELAAHAHEARPNLFVNTPDILPRHLQEGGPATFAIRAALAALLSPTWGVYSGFELFEHEAVAPGSEEYRHSEKYELRPRDYAGARARGESLEPWLALLNRVRRAHPALWSLDGLAFHHVDNPALLAFSKRDPATGDTVLAVVTLDPDHPQEGTLTPDLAALGVPDDFTAHDEVTGQTWDWGARNYVRLDPTRAVAHVVAVKG, via the coding sequence ATGAAGGAAGACGCGACGGTGGGCAGGCTCGTCGTCGACGACGTCTCCCCGGCGGTGTCGTCGGGGACGAGGCCGGCCAAGGCCGTGGTCGGCCGGCACGTGACCGTACGCGCCGCGGTGTGGCGCGAGGGGCACGACGCGGTGGCCGCGACGGTGGAGTGGAGCGGACCCGACGGCGCCCGGCTGAGCACCCGGATGCGCCTGGAGGAACCGGGCGCGGACCGCTGGGCCGCGGTGATCGTGCCGGACGCGGTCGGCGAGTGGGAGTTCCGGGTGGACGCCTGGTCCGACCCGTGGTCGACGTGGCTGCACGCGATCCGCGCCAAGACCGGCGCCGGGCAAGGCGCGACCGAACTGGCCAACGACCTGGAGATCGGCGCCCGGCTGCTGGAACGGGCGGCGCTCGCCGAGGGCGCGAACGGCGTGCTGCTGCGCGACGCCGCGGTCCGGCTGCGCTCGGGCGCGCTGCCGCTGACCGACCGGCTCGCCGCGGCCCTGGACGAGGCCGTGCTGGCCGAGGTGCACGAGCACCCGGTGCGCGACCTGGTCACCGAGGGCGTGCCGCACCGGCTGTGGGTGGACCGGCCGAAGGCCGCGTTCGGCTCCTGGTACGAGTTCTTCCCGCGCTCCACGGGCGGCGTCGACGACCGCGGCCGACCGGTGCACGGCACGTTCCGCACCGCGGCGCGGGAGCTGGACCGGATCGCCGCGATGGGCTTCGACGTGGTGTACCTGCCGCCGATCCACCCGATCGGCGAGGTCAACCGCAAGGGCAAGGACAACAGCCTGGTCGCGCTGGACGGCGACGTCGGCTCGCCCTGGGCGATCGGCTCCGCCCACGGCGGGCACGACGCCATCCACCCGGACCTGGGCACGTTCGCCGACTTCGACGCGTTCGTGGCCAGGGCGGCGAGCCTCGGCGTCGAGGTGGCGCTGGACCTGGCGCTGCAGTGCGCGCCCGACCACCCGTGGGTGGCGCGGCACCCGGACTGGTTCACCCGGCTGCCCGACGGCAGCGTGGCGTTCGCCGAGAACCCGCCCAAGAAGTACCAGGACATCTACCCGCTCAACTTCGACGACGACCCCGAGGGCCTGTACGCCGAGGTGCTGCGGGTGGTCGAGCTGTGGATCGACCACGGGGTGCGCGTCTTCCGGGTCGACAACCCGCACACCAAGCCGCCGGACTTCTGGGCGCGGCTGATCGCGGAGGTGCACCGGGACCGGCCGGACGTGCTGTTCCTGGCCGAGGCGTTCACCCGGCCCGCGCGGCTGTACGGCCTGGCCCGGCTCGGCTTCACCCAGTCCTACACCTACTTCACCTGGCGCACCGACAAGGCGGAGCTGGAGGACTTCGGCCGCGAGCTGGCCGCGCACGCGCACGAGGCCAGGCCGAACCTGTTCGTGAACACGCCGGACATCCTGCCCCGGCACCTCCAGGAGGGCGGACCGGCGACGTTCGCCATCCGCGCCGCCCTGGCCGCGCTGCTGTCGCCGACCTGGGGCGTCTACTCCGGGTTCGAGCTGTTCGAGCACGAGGCCGTCGCGCCGGGCAGCGAGGAGTACCGGCACTCCGAGAAGTACGAGCTGCGCCCGCGCGACTACGCCGGCGCACGGGCCAGGGGCGAGTCCCTGGAGCCGTGGCTGGCGCTGCTCAACCGCGTCCGCCGGGCGCACCCGGCGCTGTGGTCGCTGGACGGCCTGGCGTTCCACCACGTCGACAACCCCGCGCTGCTGGCCTTCTCCAAGCGCGACCCCGCGACCGGCGACACCGTGCTGGCCGTGGTGACCCTCGACCCCGACCACCCCCAGGAGGGCACGTTGACCCCCGACCTCGCCGCACTCGGCGTCCCGGACGACTTCACCGCGCACGACGAGGTGACCGGCCAGACCTGGGACTGGGGCGCGCGCAACTACGTGCGCCTCGACCCGACCCGTGCCGTGGCGCACGTCGTGGCGGTGAAGGGCTGA
- a CDS encoding putative quinol monooxygenase — MTTSVKGITVPTFLLHITVKPEHQAEAVEVLAEIQRLSLVDEGCVDFVWLRHEEDGNKFTLFERWESQENLDDHLAKIIPVWEEFAHCLEGDPVSQSVRAVTELA, encoded by the coding sequence GTGACCACGTCCGTGAAGGGGATCACCGTGCCCACGTTCCTGCTGCACATCACCGTCAAGCCCGAGCACCAGGCCGAGGCCGTCGAGGTGCTGGCCGAGATCCAGCGCCTGTCCCTGGTGGACGAGGGCTGCGTGGACTTCGTCTGGCTGCGCCACGAGGAGGACGGGAACAAGTTCACCCTCTTCGAGCGCTGGGAGAGCCAGGAGAACCTGGACGACCACCTCGCCAAGATCATCCCGGTGTGGGAGGAATTCGCCCACTGCCTGGAGGGCGACCCCGTCTCGCAGAGCGTGCGGGCCGTCACCGAACTGGCCTGA
- a CDS encoding ester cyclase: MTTTDPLRVEEQNVLAIRTLNDVVNERRYDDMDELFAPGFTDNNPAWSVRDVAELKVLLAEAHEAMAFTSHHDLIYPAGDDKVVIHITFTGRFVKDFLGQRATGEPIAWTSIEVFRFEHGKIAERWVQADTAGLLRQLGVPLP; the protein is encoded by the coding sequence GTGACCACAACAGATCCGCTGCGCGTCGAGGAGCAGAACGTCCTCGCGATCCGCACGCTCAACGACGTCGTCAACGAGCGCCGCTACGACGACATGGACGAGCTGTTCGCGCCCGGCTTCACCGACAACAACCCGGCGTGGAGCGTCCGCGACGTCGCCGAGCTGAAGGTGCTGCTGGCCGAGGCGCACGAGGCGATGGCGTTCACCTCGCACCACGACCTGATCTACCCGGCGGGCGATGACAAGGTCGTCATCCACATCACCTTCACCGGCCGGTTCGTCAAGGACTTCCTCGGTCAGCGCGCCACCGGCGAGCCGATCGCGTGGACCAGCATCGAGGTCTTCCGCTTCGAGCACGGCAAGATCGCCGAGCGCTGGGTCCAGGCCGACACCGCCGGCCTGCTCCGCCAGCTCGGGGTGCCGCTGCCGTGA
- a CDS encoding MFS transporter codes for MSSAAETRSGQPVAGGARSGLVLLLLCAAQFMIVLDFSITNVALPTIQTDLGFSVNDLQWVVSAYALTFGGCLLLGGRVADLHGQRRLFITGLLVFGIASLFAGFAQDAVQLVVLRGVQGLAAAFVAPAALALLTTSFPEGPARNRALGVWGAVLSLGFVCGVIAGGVLTDLLNWRWVFFINVPIGVLTGVAAVLFIAETPKPANRTKLDMPGAVTVTVALISLVYGLSVAHTHGWLGATTLTAFALTAVLLVAFVLIENRAPHPLVPMSIFRLRALVVANVTNLALIGAFVGSTYIVTLYLQVIERYTPLRTGLTFSVLGLTAMLAGVTAGRISAKLGSKATMVLGVAAQAVGSLVMAALPSGAAGLTAVLVGTALVGFGNITAVVMIIISATAGVPDDRQGLAGGLFNTSQQLGSALGVALFAALAVGRTAGELPAGASVAEAPAAALLSGYRFSLLLCGLLAVAAGIFAALADRRRVN; via the coding sequence AAACGCGGTCCGGTCAGCCGGTCGCCGGGGGCGCGCGCAGCGGGCTGGTCCTGCTGCTGCTGTGCGCCGCGCAGTTCATGATCGTCCTCGACTTCTCCATCACCAACGTCGCCCTGCCGACGATCCAGACCGATCTCGGCTTCTCCGTCAACGACCTGCAGTGGGTGGTCAGCGCCTACGCCCTGACCTTCGGCGGGTGCCTGCTGCTCGGCGGCCGGGTCGCCGACCTGCACGGCCAGCGGCGGTTGTTCATCACCGGGTTGCTGGTGTTCGGCATCGCCTCGCTGTTCGCCGGTTTCGCCCAGGACGCCGTGCAGCTGGTCGTGTTGCGCGGTGTCCAGGGTCTTGCGGCGGCGTTCGTGGCGCCGGCGGCCCTGGCGCTGCTGACCACCTCGTTCCCCGAGGGCCCGGCGCGCAACCGGGCGCTGGGCGTGTGGGGCGCGGTGCTGTCGCTGGGGTTCGTCTGCGGCGTCATCGCCGGCGGCGTGCTGACCGACCTGCTGAACTGGCGCTGGGTGTTCTTCATCAACGTGCCCATCGGCGTGCTCACCGGTGTGGCCGCGGTGCTGTTCATCGCCGAGACGCCCAAGCCCGCCAACCGCACCAAGCTCGACATGCCCGGCGCGGTCACCGTCACGGTGGCGCTGATCAGCCTCGTCTACGGGCTGTCGGTGGCGCACACCCACGGCTGGCTCGGCGCGACCACGCTGACCGCGTTCGCGTTGACCGCCGTGCTGCTGGTGGCGTTCGTCCTCATCGAGAACCGGGCCCCGCACCCGCTGGTGCCGATGAGCATCTTCCGGCTGCGGGCGCTGGTCGTGGCCAACGTGACGAACCTGGCGCTGATCGGCGCGTTCGTCGGCTCGACCTACATCGTCACGCTGTACCTCCAGGTCATCGAGCGGTACACGCCGCTGCGCACCGGGCTCACGTTCTCCGTGCTGGGCCTGACCGCCATGCTCGCGGGCGTCACCGCCGGGAGGATCTCGGCGAAGCTGGGCTCGAAGGCGACGATGGTGCTGGGCGTCGCCGCGCAGGCGGTGGGGTCGCTGGTGATGGCCGCGCTGCCCTCCGGCGCGGCGGGGCTGACCGCGGTGCTCGTCGGCACGGCCCTGGTCGGGTTCGGCAACATCACCGCCGTCGTGATGATCATCATCTCGGCGACGGCGGGCGTGCCGGACGACCGGCAGGGCCTGGCGGGCGGTCTGTTCAACACCTCCCAGCAGCTCGGCTCCGCGCTCGGCGTCGCGCTGTTCGCCGCCCTCGCGGTCGGCCGGACCGCCGGTGAGCTGCCCGCGGGCGCGTCCGTGGCCGAGGCGCCCGCTGCGGCGTTGCTGTCGGGCTACCGGTTCTCGCTGCTGCTGTGCGGTCTGCTGGCCGTCGCGGCGGGCATCTTCGCCGCCCTCGCCGACCGCCGCCGGGTGAACTGA
- the glgB gene encoding 1,4-alpha-glucan branching protein GlgB, whose product MTAVAAPVLTDLDRHLIAEGRHERLWEVLGAHVVDDGVRFTLWAPGARAVRVSGDWGPEVDLVCDPLVPVWRTVAPLARAGHRYRFHILCADGVWRGKSDPMAFRTTPPPVVESVVARSEHVWADGSWRHRPDRISVYEVHLGSWRAGLGYREAAEQLADHVVDLGFTHVELMPVAEHPYGGSWGYQVTSYYAPTARYGSPDDLRHLVDVLHRRGIGVILDWVPAHFPKDDWALGRLTGVPVYEHPDPRRGEHPDWGTYVFDHGRPEVRNFLVANALYWIEEFHVDGLRVDAVASMLYRDYSRGPGEWEPNERGGNENLEAVAFLRELTATVAGLHPDALLIAEESTTWPGVTSSSGLGFDRKWNLGWMHDTLRYFRDGDYDRLKLPLDYAWSERYLLPLSHDEVVHGKGSLIAKTGGAAGLRVLLAHMWAHPGGQVLFMGGELGQPHEWADHRELAWDLLADPVHAGLARLVAALNRVQAEFPALHRADDRPDGFEWLVDDDPERGVVAFTRRAPGAADVVCVANFGDRSRPGFRLPLPSAGVWEVVLHTEAVEFGGSGALEAVVAVPDAAATPGASRRTARDADVRAVAELVLPPRSAVWLSRA is encoded by the coding sequence GTGACGGCCGTCGCCGCGCCCGTGCTGACCGACCTGGACCGCCACCTGATCGCCGAGGGCAGGCACGAGCGGCTGTGGGAGGTGCTGGGGGCGCACGTCGTGGACGACGGCGTGCGCTTCACCCTCTGGGCGCCCGGGGCGCGGGCGGTGCGGGTCAGCGGCGACTGGGGCCCCGAGGTCGACCTGGTGTGCGACCCGCTGGTCCCGGTGTGGCGGACGGTGGCGCCGCTGGCGCGGGCCGGGCACCGCTACCGGTTCCACATCCTGTGCGCGGACGGCGTGTGGCGCGGCAAGTCCGACCCGATGGCGTTCCGCACCACGCCGCCGCCGGTGGTCGAGTCGGTGGTGGCGCGATCGGAGCACGTGTGGGCCGACGGCTCGTGGCGGCACCGGCCGGACCGGATCAGCGTCTACGAGGTGCACCTCGGCTCGTGGCGGGCGGGCCTGGGCTACCGGGAGGCGGCCGAGCAGCTGGCCGACCACGTCGTGGACCTGGGCTTCACGCACGTGGAGCTGATGCCGGTGGCCGAGCACCCGTACGGCGGCTCCTGGGGCTACCAGGTGACGTCGTACTACGCGCCGACCGCCCGGTACGGCAGCCCGGACGACCTGCGGCACCTGGTGGACGTGCTGCACCGCCGGGGCATCGGCGTGATCCTGGACTGGGTGCCCGCGCACTTCCCGAAGGACGACTGGGCGCTGGGGCGGCTGACCGGCGTCCCGGTGTACGAGCACCCCGACCCGCGCCGGGGCGAGCACCCGGACTGGGGCACCTACGTGTTCGACCACGGGCGCCCGGAGGTGCGCAACTTCCTGGTGGCCAACGCCCTGTACTGGATCGAGGAGTTCCACGTCGACGGCCTGCGGGTCGACGCGGTGGCGTCGATGCTCTACCGCGACTACTCGCGCGGACCGGGGGAGTGGGAGCCCAACGAGCGCGGCGGCAACGAGAACCTGGAGGCGGTGGCGTTCCTGCGCGAGCTGACCGCCACCGTGGCCGGGCTGCACCCGGACGCGCTGCTGATCGCCGAGGAGTCGACCACCTGGCCGGGCGTCACGTCGTCGTCCGGCCTCGGCTTCGACCGCAAGTGGAACCTGGGCTGGATGCACGACACCCTGCGCTACTTCCGCGACGGCGACTACGACCGGCTCAAGCTGCCGCTGGACTACGCGTGGAGCGAGCGCTACCTGCTGCCCCTGTCGCACGACGAGGTCGTGCACGGCAAGGGCTCGCTGATCGCCAAGACCGGTGGCGCGGCGGGGCTGCGGGTGCTGCTCGCGCACATGTGGGCGCACCCCGGCGGCCAGGTGCTGTTCATGGGCGGTGAGCTCGGCCAGCCGCACGAGTGGGCCGACCACCGCGAGCTGGCGTGGGACCTGCTGGCCGACCCGGTGCACGCGGGCCTGGCCCGCCTGGTGGCCGCGCTGAACCGGGTGCAGGCGGAGTTCCCCGCGCTGCACCGGGCGGACGACCGGCCGGACGGCTTCGAGTGGCTGGTGGACGACGACCCGGAGCGCGGCGTGGTGGCCTTCACCCGCCGTGCGCCCGGCGCCGCCGACGTGGTCTGCGTGGCGAACTTCGGCGACCGGTCGCGGCCCGGCTTCCGGCTGCCGCTGCCGTCGGCCGGGGTGTGGGAGGTGGTGCTGCACACCGAGGCCGTCGAGTTCGGCGGTTCCGGCGCCCTCGAAGCGGTGGTGGCCGTGCCGGACGCCGCCGCGACGCCCGGCGCCTCCCGCCGCACCGCGCGCGACGCCGACGTGCGCGCGGTGGCGGAGTTGGTGCTGCCCCCGCGTTCCGCGGTCTGGCTCTCCCGCGCCTGA